One window of the Rosa rugosa chromosome 3, drRosRugo1.1, whole genome shotgun sequence genome contains the following:
- the LOC133740524 gene encoding uncharacterized protein LOC133740524, whose product MLENPRKALMYFSRCFSDLDWRLLLLVIPPLFLIVFFSLSSAPTNPLSPIRSFILGRTILQPQHKVTANSTDVVASWKDELDRSRIAVCLVGGARRFELTGPSIVEKILREYPNSDLFLNSPMDPNAFKFSLLKTAPRLASVRIFRPKPMAESELQLRVLTAHNSPNGIQGLLQYFNLVEGCLTLIQEYQKQNNFTYDWIVRTRVDGYWNAPLDSKFFVPGKYLVPPGSNYGGLNDRLGIGDLNTSTVALSRLSLIPQLDAAGLHQLNSETAFKAQLTTQGVTSVTKRLPFCIVTDRKYDFPPARFGVPVAALSSPGPLSGAKCRPCKPVCQGPCVGDVMERLFKGWSWTDWANGTLQLCDAHGDWEKGWEKIFDRVAGKKKSAERKRVWSLTVEKCIADFNQMRNRTGIWDTPPVDEICRIGVTSGPK is encoded by the exons ATGCTAGAGAATCCCAGAAAAGCTCTCATGTATTTCTCCCGCTGCTTCTCCGATCTCGACTGGCGGCTCCTTCTCCTAGTCATCCCTCCCCTCTTTCTCATAGTCTTCTTCTCACTCTCCTCCGCCCCCACCAATCCCTTATCCCCAATCCGATCCTTCATTCTCGGCCGTACGATCCTGCAGCCCCAGCACAAGGTAACCGCCAACTCAACTGACGTCGTCGCGTCCTGGAAGGATGAACTGGATCGGTCGAGAATTGCGGTGTGCTTGGTGGGTGGGGCCCGGAGGTTCGAGCTCACCGGGCCGTCCATAGTGGAGAAGATTCTGAGAGAGTATCCGAATTCGGATCTTTTCTTGAATAGTCCGATGGACCCGAACGCCTTCAAGTTCTCGCTTCTGAAGACCGCGCCGAGGCTCGCGTCCGTCAGAATTTTCCGGCCAAAACCAATGGCCGAGTCCGAGTTGCAGCTCCGAGTCTTAACCGCCCACAACTCGCCCAATGGCATCCAG GGTCTTTTGCAATATTTCAATCTGGTGGAAGGCTGCCTGACTCTAATTCAAGAATACCAAAAGCAGAACAACTTCACCTACGACTGGATAGTCCGAACCCGAGTCGACGGGTACTGGAACGCCCCACTCGACTCGAAATTCTTTGTACCGGGCAAGTACCTAGTCCCACCCGGTTCCAACTATGGCGGACTCAACGACCGACTTGGAATCGGGGACCTCAACACCTCCACAGTGGCCCTCTCTCGCCTCTCGCTCATACCCCAGCTCGACGCTGCTGGGTTGCACCAGCTCAACTCGGAGACGGCGTTCAAGGCTCAGCTCACCACCCAAGGGGTTACTTCCGTCACAAAACGACTCCCCTTTTGCATAGTTACAGACCGCAAGTATGATTTCCCGCCAGCGCGTTTTGGAGTTCCGGTTGCAGCCCTGTCGAGCCCAGGCCCATTGAGCGGGGCAAAATGCAGGCCTTGCAAGCCGGTGTGCCAAGGCCCGTGCGTAGGGGACGTGATGGAGCGCCTGTTCAAAGGGTGGAGCTGGACTGACTGGGCCAACGGGACGCTCCAGCTTTGCGATGCGCATGGGGATTGGGAGAAGGGTTGGGAGAAGATATTTGATAGAGTAGCTGGGAAGAAAAAGAGTGCCGAGCGAAAACGAGTTTGGAGTTTGACGGTGGAGAAGTGCATTGCTGATTTTAATCAGATGAGAAACCGGACCGGAATCTGGGACACGCCGCCGGTGGATGAGATTTGTAGGATAGGAGTCACTTCCGGTCCCAAGTGA
- the LOC133736291 gene encoding WD repeat-containing protein DWA2 has translation MQGGSSGIGYGLKYQARCISDVKADTDHTSFITGTLSLREENEVHLIRLSSDGTELVCEGLFSHPNEIWDISSCPFDQRIFSTVYSTGESYGASIWQIPELYGELNSPQLERITTLDGEVGKIKSIIWWPSGRHDKLISIDEQNISLWSLDLSKKTAQVQSQESAGLVAQSGGAWDPHDMNAVAVTCESSIQFWDLRTMKKTNSIEHAHVRNVDYNPKKTHILMTAEDESGIRMWDVRKPKVPILELPGHTHWTWTVRCNPEYDGLILSSGTDSTVNLWLASAPSNNESITESFVESPSKRIDPLLQSYSDYEDSIYGLAWSSREPWIFASLSYDGRVVVESVKPFLSRK, from the exons ATGCAAGGAGGATCATCGGGCATCGGATACGGTCTCAAATACCAG GCTAGATGTATATCAGATGTTAAAGCAGACACAGATCACACTAGCTTCATCACCGGCACTCTTAGTCTCAGAGAAGAAAATGAG GTGCATTTGATTCGGCTCTCTTCGGATGGAACTGAACTGGTGTGTGAGGGCTTGTTTTCGCACCCCAATGAGATCTGGGACATTTCGTCCTGTCCATTCGACCAGCGTATTTTCTCTACTGTTTATTCTACTG GTGAATCATATGGAGCATCAATATGGCAGATCCCTGAGTTATATGGTGAATTAAATTCTCCTCAGTTGGAAAGAATTACCACCCTTGACGGGGAAGTTGGCAAAATCAAATC CATTATTTGGTGGCCATCTGGAAGGCATGATAAGCTGATCAGCATTGATGAACAAAATATTTCCTTGTGGAGCTTAGATCTTTCCAAAAAAACTGCTCAG GTACAATCACAGGAGTCAGCTGGTCTTGTTGCTCAATCTGGTGGAGCATGGGATccgcatgacatgaatgctgtTGCAGTAACGTGTGAATCATCCATTCAGTTTTGGGATTTACGGACAATGAA GAAGACAAATTCAATTGAACATGCTCACGTCCGCAATGTTGATTATAATCCCAAGAAGACACATATACTT ATGACTGCAGAAGATGAATCTGGGATTCGCATGTGGGATGTGAGGAAGCCAAAGGTCCCCATCCTGGAACTTCCTGGACACACACACTG GACATGGACTGTCAGGTGCAACCCTGAGTATGACGGGCTGATTCTG AGTTCTGGTACGGACTCGACAGTCAACCTGTGGTTAGCATCTGCGCCTAGCAACAATGAATCAATAACTGAAAG CTTTGTAGAGTCACCAAGTAAGCGGATTGATCCATTGCTCCAGTCTTACAGTGATTATGAAGACAGTATCTATG GCCTCGCTTGGAGCTCTCGTGAGCCTTGGATATTTGCATCACTATCCTATGATGGGAGG GTGGTTGTAGAATCAGTGAAACCATTTCTCTCAAGGAAATAA